In one Mesoaciditoga lauensis cd-1655R = DSM 25116 genomic region, the following are encoded:
- a CDS encoding ABC transporter permease: MKRTLTVFKALTLASLKSPSALFWIMIFPVLLLFILSSILSNIQSSITVRVAVVNENSTLKNTNVDFSSYIIQALKGMSEAKKGKNPILSLKIATNEKSIDGFIKDLKEEKIDAVMLIPKNFNSSVYFQMLKTPLNVYKPNITIYTRRNSQSSDIAFSILDSVISSFNRTFWEKAKKKFISPKVEYVTENRKTFSYIDFLTGGIIVMAFMSVSLFGITDDLLVQRERKILKRFFVSPMTKSNYILGMSLSNVVLEILQLTLLLIVAKMLGAHIQINAASVSFMLYALIVLLPLGFFISSISKSANSGNALANLFNFLFMFLGGLFFPINNVPTVVKVIAYSIPTTYLANGLRAFMGVSHSTTSVFLNILVPLIWAGFMTLYSVRKFKWEV, from the coding sequence ATGAAGAGAACGCTAACAGTCTTCAAAGCTTTGACCTTGGCAAGCTTAAAAAGCCCTTCCGCTCTCTTTTGGATAATGATCTTTCCGGTGCTGCTTTTGTTCATACTGTCCAGCATACTTTCCAACATTCAAAGTTCCATTACGGTTAGAGTTGCCGTTGTGAATGAAAATTCGACTTTAAAAAACACGAATGTTGATTTTTCATCTTACATAATTCAAGCTTTGAAAGGTATGTCAGAGGCCAAAAAAGGAAAAAATCCGATCTTATCGTTGAAAATAGCAACGAACGAAAAATCAATTGATGGATTCATAAAGGATCTAAAAGAAGAAAAAATAGACGCCGTGATGCTTATACCAAAAAATTTCAATTCCTCCGTTTATTTTCAAATGCTAAAAACTCCGTTAAACGTTTACAAACCAAACATAACGATATACACGCGAAGAAACAGCCAAAGTTCTGATATCGCTTTCTCCATACTGGATTCCGTCATATCTTCATTTAACAGAACCTTCTGGGAAAAGGCTAAAAAGAAATTCATATCACCTAAAGTGGAGTACGTTACGGAAAACCGCAAAACTTTTTCGTACATCGACTTTTTGACAGGCGGCATAATCGTCATGGCTTTCATGTCCGTGTCACTTTTTGGCATAACAGACGATCTACTGGTTCAAAGGGAAAGAAAAATCTTGAAGAGATTTTTCGTCTCTCCCATGACGAAGAGTAATTACATTCTTGGAATGTCCCTTTCAAACGTTGTACTTGAAATTTTGCAATTGACGTTGTTACTAATAGTTGCAAAAATGTTAGGCGCTCACATTCAAATCAATGCGGCATCAGTTTCATTCATGTTGTATGCCCTTATTGTTTTGTTGCCTTTGGGATTCTTTATCTCATCCATTTCGAAAAGTGCGAATTCCGGAAATGCCCTTGCCAATCTTTTCAACTTCCTTTTCATGTTTCTAGGAGGGCTTTTCTTTCCTATAAACAACGTTCCCACTGTGGTGAAAGTCATTGCCTATTCTATTCCAACAACGTATCTGGCCAATGGGCTGAGAGCTTTCATGGGTGTTAGCCATTCAACCACTTCTGTTTTTTTAAATATTCTTGTTCCATTGATCTGGGCTGGATTCATGACTCTTTACAGCGTTAGGAAATTCAAATGGGAGGTTTAA
- a CDS encoding ABC transporter ATP-binding protein yields MEKESILEVEGLKKYYNDVKAVDGTSFKVLKGEVFTLLGPNGAGKTTTLEILEGLKKHDEGTITLFGTKIKNGLPIRLKEKIGVVLQENNFIDHLSVVEILKTFKNFYSKGLEIEEVLKIVSLTEKKNAKVEKLSGGQRQRLAIGVAIIGDPQLIFMDEPTTGLDPQSRRNIWDMIVNLKKLGKTIFLTTHYMEEAEFLSDYIYIMDHGKIIAKGTVQKLISSFGGKRVIEAHLKLDEGKKTELRELFHDSVEFEDSKVILKTFELPSIMKKFLDWTENKQLKIEDLIVRQSNLEDVFLKLTGRRLRD; encoded by the coding sequence GTGGAAAAAGAGAGCATTTTAGAAGTGGAAGGACTTAAAAAATACTACAATGACGTGAAAGCGGTTGATGGTACATCCTTCAAAGTACTTAAAGGAGAAGTTTTCACACTCCTAGGACCAAATGGAGCCGGAAAAACGACCACGTTGGAAATCCTAGAAGGGCTGAAAAAACACGATGAAGGCACGATAACCCTTTTTGGAACAAAAATAAAGAACGGTCTTCCCATACGTCTGAAAGAGAAAATAGGAGTTGTGCTGCAAGAGAACAACTTCATAGACCATCTCAGCGTTGTTGAAATATTGAAAACGTTTAAAAACTTCTATTCGAAGGGATTAGAAATAGAAGAAGTTCTAAAAATCGTGAGCTTGACCGAAAAGAAAAATGCCAAAGTGGAAAAACTTTCAGGTGGTCAGCGTCAGCGTCTTGCAATAGGGGTTGCAATTATAGGCGATCCGCAACTCATCTTCATGGATGAACCAACAACAGGGTTGGATCCACAATCCAGAAGAAACATCTGGGATATGATCGTGAATTTGAAAAAATTGGGAAAGACCATATTTTTGACAACTCATTACATGGAAGAAGCTGAGTTTCTATCTGACTACATTTACATCATGGATCATGGAAAGATAATAGCGAAGGGAACTGTCCAGAAGCTTATCTCTTCTTTCGGAGGAAAAAGGGTAATAGAGGCACACTTAAAACTCGATGAAGGGAAAAAAACAGAACTTAGAGAGTTGTTCCATGATTCTGTAGAGTTCGAAGATTCCAAAGTGATCTTGAAAACGTTTGAACTTCCTTCAATCATGAAGAAATTCCTTGATTGGACGGAAAATAAGCAACTTAAAATCGAAGATCTGATCGTAAGACAGTCCAACCTTGAAGACGTCTTCTTAAAACTGACTGGAAGGAGATTAAGAGACTGA
- the zapA gene encoding cell division protein ZapA codes for MKRTVTFELGSRKYKFVTTDPQKEVDETLNTIKEEFENYANVVDKYGYDKVLLMMLLNNVHENIVLKEKVNALMKKLDEAEE; via the coding sequence ATGAAAAGAACGGTAACTTTTGAACTGGGAAGCAGAAAGTACAAGTTCGTGACAACAGATCCTCAAAAAGAGGTGGACGAAACTCTAAACACTATAAAAGAAGAATTTGAAAATTACGCCAATGTGGTGGATAAGTATGGATACGACAAAGTTCTTTTGATGATGCTTCTGAACAACGTACACGAAAACATAGTTTTGAAGGAAAAAGTAAACGCTCTTATGAAAAAACTAGATGAAGCAGAAGAATAA
- a CDS encoding gluconeogenesis factor YvcK family protein encodes MNIVALGGGTGLSTLLKGLKLFSDVDITAVVTVTDEGGSSGVIREELGILPPGDIRNNIVALAEDESLMAKVMSYRFSEGQTFKNHSLGNLIIAALTKITGGFANAIEKLSNTLAIKGTVLPVTEDTIRLIAKMENGQEITGEMNIVNAKGKIVDLRLDKEAKAYPKVIDAVLKSDVVVLGPGSLYTSIIPNILVEEVRKEINKKPRILVANLMTQPGETDGYTLEDHVVTVERYLKATLDKIIVNTDTIPEEILKRYKSEGSIPVLAKEMTDERIVGSPLIKLETDPRDGKQKVRHDSVKLADLVRKTSMELMGE; translated from the coding sequence TTGAACATCGTTGCGTTGGGAGGAGGAACAGGCCTTTCAACGTTGTTAAAAGGTTTGAAACTCTTTTCGGATGTGGATATCACAGCAGTGGTAACCGTAACGGATGAAGGTGGAAGCTCAGGTGTGATAAGGGAAGAGCTTGGCATTCTTCCACCCGGAGATATAAGAAACAACATAGTTGCCCTTGCAGAGGATGAGTCGTTGATGGCCAAGGTGATGAGTTACCGTTTCAGCGAAGGTCAAACTTTTAAAAATCACAGTTTGGGAAATTTGATCATCGCGGCCTTAACAAAGATAACAGGGGGATTCGCAAACGCCATAGAAAAACTTTCAAACACGCTAGCCATAAAAGGAACTGTTTTACCCGTTACCGAAGATACGATTAGACTCATCGCGAAAATGGAAAATGGCCAAGAGATAACGGGAGAGATGAACATAGTCAACGCTAAGGGAAAGATAGTAGATCTGCGATTGGATAAGGAAGCCAAAGCGTATCCGAAAGTTATAGACGCTGTTCTAAAGAGTGATGTGGTTGTGTTGGGGCCAGGCAGCCTTTACACAAGCATTATTCCAAATATATTGGTAGAAGAAGTGAGAAAAGAAATAAACAAGAAACCGCGAATTCTCGTGGCAAACCTCATGACACAGCCGGGGGAAACTGATGGCTATACCCTTGAGGATCACGTGGTTACGGTGGAAAGATACCTTAAAGCCACGTTGGATAAAATAATAGTTAACACTGATACGATCCCAGAAGAGATATTGAAAAGATATAAATCAGAGGGGTCAATCCCTGTTTTGGCAAAAGAGATGACGGATGAAAGAATTGTGGGGTCTCCCTTGATAAAATTAGAAACAGATCCACGAGATGGTAAGCAAAAGGTTAGGCATGATTCCGTAAAGCTTGCCGATCTCGTTAGAAAAACTTCGATGGAATTGATGGGAGAATGA
- the whiA gene encoding DNA-binding protein WhiA, with amino-acid sequence MSFTSEVREELCDLKIEKSLARAEFAGFLKFKGMLEIGKDTHFELSVKNVCAARRVKNLLRMMEEKSVNVFYHEEKKLKRGRIFLFRIKVKDATNFMKELHLNTLGEVQKDLFEDPTVFGAFLRGAFISSGSVVDPARHHHLELYHNKVEILKKIMEKLEEFFGIFGHIAHVKYGYRFYIKNGEMIEEFLNFIGAVKSAKKVHNIMMESRIRSDVTRSLNFIEANSKRSGSAALKHIRAIIEVDKELGLDSLEPQLREIARARLENPELSLRELGNLFTPPLSKSMVHRRLKKILDISEKRRVKK; translated from the coding sequence ATGTCTTTTACATCGGAAGTACGAGAGGAACTGTGCGATCTTAAAATAGAGAAAAGTTTGGCTCGAGCTGAGTTTGCAGGATTTTTGAAATTCAAAGGGATGCTTGAAATAGGGAAAGATACACATTTCGAACTCTCAGTGAAAAACGTTTGCGCTGCGAGAAGGGTGAAAAACCTTTTAAGGATGATGGAAGAAAAAAGCGTGAACGTTTTTTATCACGAGGAAAAAAAGCTGAAACGTGGTAGGATATTTCTTTTTAGAATAAAAGTGAAAGACGCAACTAACTTTATGAAAGAACTACATTTGAACACGCTTGGAGAGGTTCAGAAAGATTTGTTTGAAGATCCAACCGTTTTTGGAGCGTTTCTAAGAGGAGCATTTATATCTTCTGGCTCTGTGGTTGATCCGGCGAGGCATCACCATCTCGAGCTTTATCATAACAAGGTGGAAATACTTAAAAAGATAATGGAAAAATTGGAAGAATTTTTTGGTATCTTTGGCCACATCGCACACGTGAAGTACGGTTACAGATTTTACATAAAGAACGGTGAAATGATAGAAGAATTTTTGAATTTCATAGGCGCTGTAAAATCGGCAAAAAAGGTGCATAACATAATGATGGAAAGCCGAATACGCTCGGATGTTACGCGCAGTTTGAACTTCATCGAGGCGAATTCAAAGAGAAGCGGAAGTGCTGCCCTTAAGCATATAAGGGCTATAATTGAGGTGGATAAAGAGCTCGGTTTGGATTCCCTTGAACCGCAATTGCGCGAAATTGCCAGGGCTCGTTTGGAAAATCCGGAGCTTTCTTTGAGGGAATTGGGGAATCTTTTCACCCCACCTCTTTCAAAGTCAATGGTTCATAGAAGGCTGAAGAAGATATTGGATATCTCTGAGAAAAGAAGGGTTAAAAAATGA
- the nrdR gene encoding transcriptional regulator NrdR: MKCPFCGYPNTKVQDSRSIENGLVIRRRRMCPKCGAKFTTYERFEGGTLMVIKKDGRREKFSREKLMGGIVKACEKRPISMDKIEEITNALEARARKVGTEISTKEIGEMIMKELRKIDQVAYVRFASVYRDFRDIDQFIEEIGKLKGDKDNG; the protein is encoded by the coding sequence ATGAAGTGCCCATTTTGTGGCTATCCTAACACAAAGGTACAAGATTCTCGTTCTATAGAAAATGGATTGGTCATACGAAGGAGAAGAATGTGCCCGAAGTGCGGGGCAAAGTTCACCACTTATGAAAGATTCGAAGGCGGAACGCTCATGGTGATAAAAAAAGATGGGCGAAGAGAAAAGTTTTCACGAGAAAAGCTCATGGGTGGAATTGTTAAAGCTTGTGAAAAAAGACCTATTTCTATGGACAAGATTGAGGAGATCACGAATGCCTTAGAAGCGCGTGCTCGGAAGGTGGGAACTGAAATAAGCACAAAAGAAATAGGCGAAATGATAATGAAGGAGCTCAGAAAAATAGATCAAGTTGCTTACGTACGATTTGCATCGGTTTACAGGGATTTCCGAGACATAGATCAGTTCATCGAAGAGATAGGAAAATTAAAAGGGGACAAAGACAATGGATGA
- a CDS encoding FliH/SctL family protein codes for MSDVIKKANLLDETVVVGPKKANFKVEKKEEKPKEDPIEAAKKQAEEIVNKAKKEAEKAITDAKIKAKTIEETAKKEGYAKGLKAGEKELHDQIESIKSLVEHFSKQIDESLDEIRISLIDLSIAMVKEVLLSEIEKGDVEKKIDRALDMVKSSKKIVIKVSSDLPESLMEKLTSMEKVQVISVPTFKKMDVQIEADYGTLDLRVDSQIELFERLVKKSFGSKT; via the coding sequence TTGTCTGATGTTATAAAAAAAGCCAATCTTCTGGACGAAACGGTAGTCGTGGGTCCTAAAAAAGCTAATTTCAAAGTTGAAAAGAAAGAAGAAAAGCCGAAAGAAGATCCCATAGAAGCTGCGAAAAAGCAAGCTGAAGAAATTGTAAACAAAGCAAAAAAAGAGGCTGAAAAAGCGATCACCGATGCGAAGATAAAGGCAAAAACAATTGAAGAAACAGCTAAAAAAGAAGGTTATGCCAAAGGCTTAAAAGCGGGTGAAAAAGAGTTACACGATCAGATTGAAAGCATCAAATCCCTTGTTGAACATTTCAGCAAGCAAATTGACGAATCACTAGATGAAATCAGGATCTCTTTAATAGATCTCTCAATAGCAATGGTGAAAGAAGTACTGCTGTCTGAAATTGAAAAAGGGGATGTGGAAAAGAAAATAGACAGAGCCCTCGACATGGTTAAATCGTCCAAAAAGATAGTTATCAAGGTGTCTTCTGATTTACCAGAGTCTCTTATGGAAAAGTTAACATCTATGGAAAAAGTTCAAGTGATCTCCGTTCCCACATTCAAAAAAATGGACGTTCAGATAGAAGCGGATTACGGAACGCTTGATTTAAGAGTTGATTCCCAAATCGAACTTTTTGAAAGACTTGTGAAAAAATCCTTTGGAAGTAAAACGTAA
- the fliG gene encoding flagellar motor switch protein FliG, with amino-acid sequence MPEKKKENIPSKRKAAIFLLTLGAEKAAKILKNLPEEEIEELTLEIANLRNVSSEERKKAFEEFSQLMRAREFINEGGIEYARELLEKALGPEKALEIIENLTSNLQVKPFDFMKKADVVQLVNFLRNEHPQTIALVLAYLEPKQSSQVLMSLPEELQSEVIKRLALLKSTSPEIVKQVEKILEKKMSTFVSQDFSNVGGIDVAVEIMNSLDRSAEKKIIESLEKTEPDLADEIKNRMFVFEDIINLDDRSIQMILREVDTHDLALAMKGSSDDVKDKIMKNMSKRAASLLEDELKYMGPVRVKDVETAQQKIVAIIRKLEDAGEIVISRGGGEDLIV; translated from the coding sequence ATGCCAGAGAAGAAAAAAGAGAATATACCTTCTAAAAGAAAGGCCGCCATATTTCTTTTAACATTAGGAGCTGAAAAGGCGGCGAAAATATTAAAAAACCTTCCAGAGGAAGAGATTGAAGAATTAACTCTGGAAATAGCCAACCTTCGCAATGTCAGCAGTGAAGAAAGAAAAAAAGCATTTGAGGAATTTTCTCAACTTATGAGAGCAAGAGAGTTCATAAACGAAGGGGGCATAGAATACGCCAGGGAGCTTTTAGAGAAGGCCTTGGGCCCAGAGAAAGCGTTGGAAATAATAGAGAACTTGACTTCTAACCTCCAAGTAAAGCCTTTCGATTTTATGAAAAAGGCAGACGTAGTTCAACTCGTTAACTTTTTGAGAAATGAACATCCACAAACGATAGCTTTGGTTTTGGCATATCTTGAGCCAAAACAATCTTCACAGGTTTTGATGTCCCTTCCAGAAGAACTTCAATCTGAAGTGATAAAAAGACTTGCCTTGTTGAAAAGTACTTCTCCTGAAATAGTTAAACAAGTGGAAAAAATTTTGGAAAAGAAGATGTCAACTTTTGTCAGTCAGGACTTCAGCAATGTTGGCGGTATAGACGTAGCCGTGGAGATCATGAATTCTTTGGACAGATCGGCCGAAAAGAAAATAATAGAATCTTTGGAAAAAACTGAACCAGATCTTGCAGACGAAATAAAGAACAGAATGTTCGTCTTCGAAGATATAATAAATTTGGATGATCGTTCCATACAGATGATATTGAGAGAAGTGGATACTCACGATTTGGCTTTGGCGATGAAAGGCTCATCAGATGATGTGAAAGACAAAATAATGAAGAACATGTCCAAGAGAGCTGCCAGCCTTCTTGAAGATGAATTGAAATACATGGGCCCTGTAAGGGTTAAAGATGTAGAAACGGCACAACAGAAGATCGTCGCCATAATAAGAAAATTGGAAGATGCTGGCGAAATAGTCATAAGCCGCGGTGGGGGGGAAGATCTAATTGTCTGA
- the fliF gene encoding flagellar basal-body MS-ring/collar protein FliF: MAFKFSDLKDQLKDFYEKRFKTLSLEKKLVWLLVITSVFIGLGVLIKINSAPHYVALVSNLSESSAGYIAQKLDSLNIPYQAGKNGTIYIPSSVNVYNVRMKLATLGALGPDAGVKGYGLLQNGSLSSMGMTSFDRQVNFQIALAGELERSIDMINAVQYSKVFLALPKYTYYVPGEEQKPTASVLVILKPSMTLTPEQVMGIMNLVAGAVGNMSAKDVKVVDQYSNVLSDEVNLSASAISGASKLKLKQSVEKYYVEKVKKMLYNVFGYGNVAVAANAILNWQKITQESKTYTPADSKNNTGVLASQQEENSLSTNGAAQGAPGVNSNIPPTYVTTSPSSQISTYSKSIRNYDVSQTYNQIIEDKSGEIKDLRMTVFLNSTDVKDESTIKTAVANSIGVNASEVQVIPMTFDRSAEQAAAQIEAKLESERRFKNLVIYSILLSILMTVAFYYMRIKGKKKKKLKEIEEKRRKIEEEVLEIAKKNQGTPEEEELASLKSEALKWVEEDPSEVANIIKIWMSKE, translated from the coding sequence ATGGCATTTAAGTTCAGTGATCTTAAAGATCAACTGAAGGATTTTTATGAAAAACGTTTTAAAACATTGAGCTTGGAGAAAAAGCTCGTCTGGCTGTTGGTAATCACAAGTGTTTTCATTGGATTAGGGGTGCTGATAAAGATAAATTCAGCGCCTCATTATGTTGCTTTGGTGTCCAATTTAAGCGAATCGAGTGCGGGATATATCGCGCAAAAATTGGATAGTCTTAACATTCCTTATCAAGCTGGAAAAAATGGAACCATATACATTCCCTCTTCTGTTAACGTTTACAACGTTAGAATGAAACTCGCAACGTTGGGAGCGTTAGGGCCAGACGCAGGTGTAAAAGGATATGGTCTTCTTCAAAATGGCTCTCTCAGTTCCATGGGAATGACAAGCTTCGACAGACAGGTCAACTTCCAGATAGCCCTTGCAGGTGAACTTGAACGCAGTATAGACATGATAAACGCAGTCCAATACTCCAAGGTGTTTTTAGCATTGCCGAAGTACACATATTACGTTCCGGGTGAAGAGCAAAAGCCAACCGCTTCCGTCTTGGTGATTTTAAAGCCATCTATGACGCTGACACCCGAACAGGTCATGGGAATAATGAATTTGGTCGCTGGAGCAGTGGGTAACATGTCAGCGAAAGACGTAAAAGTGGTCGATCAATATTCCAACGTGCTAAGCGATGAGGTTAATCTCTCTGCTTCTGCTATTTCCGGTGCATCAAAGCTCAAACTCAAACAATCGGTAGAAAAATATTACGTTGAAAAAGTTAAGAAAATGCTCTACAACGTCTTTGGATACGGCAACGTTGCAGTTGCAGCTAACGCTATTTTGAATTGGCAGAAGATAACACAGGAAAGCAAAACATACACACCAGCTGATTCGAAAAACAACACCGGCGTTCTGGCAAGCCAACAAGAAGAGAACAGTTTATCAACGAATGGAGCTGCTCAAGGAGCGCCGGGAGTTAACTCCAACATTCCACCAACGTATGTCACCACATCGCCCTCTTCGCAAATATCCACTTATTCGAAAAGCATCAGAAATTACGATGTATCTCAAACGTACAATCAGATCATAGAGGATAAATCCGGTGAGATAAAGGATTTAAGAATGACAGTTTTCTTAAATTCCACAGATGTCAAGGATGAATCAACGATAAAAACCGCCGTTGCTAATTCCATAGGTGTTAACGCGAGTGAGGTTCAGGTAATACCAATGACTTTTGACAGAAGTGCGGAGCAAGCCGCCGCTCAGATCGAGGCCAAACTTGAATCAGAGCGCAGGTTTAAAAATTTAGTAATTTACAGTATTTTGCTTTCCATTCTCATGACGGTAGCTTTTTACTACATGCGAATAAAAGGGAAAAAGAAGAAAAAGTTGAAAGAAATAGAAGAAAAGAGAAGAAAAATAGAAGAGGAAGTTTTAGAAATTGCAAAAAAGAATCAAGGCACGCCGGAAGAAGAAGAATTGGCAAGCTTGAAATCTGAAGCACTTAAGTGGGTTGAAGAAGATCCAAGTGAAGTGGCCAACATAATAAAAATATGGATGTCAAAGGAATGA